In the Zingiber officinale cultivar Zhangliang chromosome 5A, Zo_v1.1, whole genome shotgun sequence genome, tttaagttGATTTGGATGTGTCTAAGATTATTAAgaaagttttgatcaaaactcatACACATATCAAATTCAATCCATATTAAAATCATTGTATTATTGAGACTCTCACCATATCATTCAATCTTGATTTCGTCCTATATTTAATCCATTATTAGGTTTTACAAATTTTTAGCATTTTATATTCTGTTTACTCTGAGATGCATATCGAGAAATGAAAGGATTCTTTGTCGTAGCTGGGtccataaaaggaaaaaaaaaaaaatagtggctCCTTCCCTTAGCGAGAACTCCTGCGCAGGGCCTCCCTTTGTGAACAACACCAGTGATCACAAGTAGTAGCACAAGGAGTTCGAAGCTGGGTTATTGGATATTTCATCGCCGAAAATTAAGGCGtttagtttgtttgtatttttatttttattttcagaaaatcatatattctaattttttgaaaaatgactttttcatgtttttatttatttaaaaaatgctctcttttttttttaaaaaaaaactgaaaatgTAAATCAAAtgtatttttaattttctcaGCCAATTTTTTAATACCATTATTTttacatagatttttttttttaacggaGGCACCTGAGGATTGCCTTATCTAGAGTTTCTACTAAAGCCTCTGACGTTGAAGGTTTCGAGTGTGAGATCCaatagaggaggagaggatggagGAAGGCGGAGTGCCCTTCGATGAGGGATTGTTTGAGTACACCGACATAGCGCCTTGCAAGTCGTTTGATTTTGCGGATTACTCGTGGCAGCCGGAGCATTGCCCGCTGTCTGATGGGTGAAGTTTCTTATATCTATTTTTATCCCTTTTTCCCTTTCTACAGTGTCGGTGGTGACAAGGAGGAAATAGATATGGCACTAGTGGCTAGAGCAATTGAAGATTAAAAAGGAAGGATTTTGCTTCCGtccaatttaaataaataaaaaaatatttaaaaattaacctATAGATGGATTTATAAATATATCTATCTATTATttcataataaataaataataaagacGATAACTAATCCATCCTctctggaaaaaaaaaaaacagccaAAAGTTTTTTTatgcagaatttttttttttaaattttttgaatccGCCCCTAAAGAAACTGAGCATTAGAGAGAGATAAATAATGCTTTTAAAACCCATGTGTTTGGCTCAGATAGCGCGTGTACGAaatgaatattttttaacaaGAGATGTAATTTGATAAATGTAAAAATATAGTAGGtgatttaaatattaataaaaattatattttcctTATCAACTTTACAACAATTGATATGTTAGAGACTTTGTGGCTTTATGATTTATTAAAACATCTGGTAGATGCAAaaacttaagatttttttttttaattttatctattgaggcagtttaattttgaaatgaccgagataaataaaaaaaattaaaaaatatttattattaattcagattagattatatttatgattattatagtaaaaaataattacatATAGATTAATTTATAATCATCATCAAATTAACTATGGGatgagagttttttttttgtcaaattcaGCTCCAACCAATCGATTATGCTTATTATTGCCCATGGGCTtaccaataaaaaataaaaaagtacaaATTATAAATTTGTAGGGAGAAAGtatattttcaataaaaaaatcGAATCTAAcggattttttatttaaaaaataaaataatctaaATTGAATTTTCGATAAATTTgacttaataaaaatttagttgATCTAAATTTTAAGATCTAAACATTTAATTTGGTGTAAAAATTCAGTCTAATTCtaatctaataaaaaaaatttaaactaaatcaaaactgaattaattaaattaatcaatttaaaaaaactaaatttttaaataaattaaattgaatttgaaaatttagtTGATTTGATCCATTTACTCAgtttatttgaatttttagatgTGAGCAGTCGTCAAATTGGTTTCCGGcgaaattaaagttaaaactCGATGATCCCGGAAGCTCCTCATCCTCGCTATCCTCGCTGCCCAATCGCCTCTCGTTCGTTCTCTTATGTTTCATTGTCGCCCCTTCCTCTACTACCTCCTCCACCCGTCCACCGCCACAAACTTCATCCCTCGCCCACCTTCTTTTTTAGTTGTTCTCGGCCAATAGACGCGCGCCGTAAATGAGACAGCACTGATCTGTGCCGACCGTGCACATGGCAACAGAGACGGCGCAACGGAGCTCAGCGTGGACAACGTGCAGAAGGTGCGACACCAGTCACATTTACCCCTTAACGGCTATATTCCTGATCCCAGCCAGCACGATAGCCGCTGGATGCACAACCAACGTCAAGTTCAGAACAATGCCTCTCTCAGCGCCGATTCAAAACCCTCGCGGCCCACCCATTTGCTCCTCTGTCTTCCTCCGCCAAACCCCCTTGCATCCTAATTAAACAAATATCCCATTTTAACGTTATGATCTCGCTTTCCTCACTCCTATTTATATGCACTCCCTCACTGCCCGAGGAGAGAAGACGCTACCAGCTAAAAAGCTTCGCTTTCCTCCAACGCACCGTGAGTTCTTTTTTCCTCGTTGTCATTTAACAAAAGTGACATTTTTCTCATTTCTTCTAGTCTTTTGTGAGTAGGCAGTTCGGATGAGAAAACAGCGGTTTTCTATTTTGTGTGAGATTATTTGCGTTCTACACCTTTCTTCTGCTTCCTTTGGTGAAATTTTGACTTTTTAGGGATTGTAGGTGCTCTATGCTTGTTGAAGTTGGTTCCTTGCGGTAAAGGATTAATATTTTTCATGTTTTCCTAGAAGATTGAACAATCTCGAACGATTGTGCGTTTCTTGATAGCTCATCTAATTTGGTGTTAAACAAAATGAATTTTGTTTCCCTTCAACTTGAAAGCAACTATAGTCGTATATTGCTGACAGATTGACTGGCAAGCAATGGGATTCATTTGCGCGCTGCCAAATAATGATTTCTCTTTTTCAAGAAAAGAATTTGGAATGTATGCTTTCTCAACCAATCCAGAAAGCTGTACAAAAGTGTAATCGCTCTGAAGACTTTACGATTCTTGTTGCCTATTTTTTGTTTTTCCTGGGTTGGTTATCTGCCTATCCTGACATTACTGGTATCGTGCATATCTGTTCTTTGATCTTTATATTGATCTATAACCCTTTGTCTATTCTCTGCTTCTTGGCATCCTAAAGCAATATGCATGCAAGTACTTTATTGTAGTTCTAGTTAGTCCTTGCAATCTATCTGATTTTAATAATCGATAGCCATGGCTTTCGATACAACTGATATCCATGACTATAATCTCAGTTTGTCCCTCTCATTCAGAAAGTTGAATACACATCATTAATGTTTTAGCTATGCCCTTTACTATAAATACGCCAATTGTCAATTATAAGGTCAGGTTTATTTATTGACAGGAGCTGAGAAAAAGGTTCATTGATTGGTCTGGGGATGGCATGCTGGAAAACACCAATGTTTCCAATCTTGTTCCTTATGTTCTGGTTATCAACTAATCGAGCAGAATATATGCAGTATAAAGACCCTAATCAGCCTGCGGAGGTTCGAGTTAATGATCTACTCAACCGTATGACTCTTGCAGAAAAGATTGGTCAAATGACACAAGTAGAACGAAAAAATGCAACAGATCAAGCCTTGAAGGAGTACTTTGTCGGTAAGTATTATCAGATTTTTTTTGGCCTATTATATGCTATGTAATCATATAAAAAAGTCTTTGAATGAATTGCTTGTCTTATAGGTAGCATTCTTAGTGGCGGGGGTAGTGTTCCTGCTCCTCAAGCCTCTGCTAGGGATTGGGTGAACATGATAAATCAATATCAGAATGCTTGTCTGTCGACACGCTTAGGAATTCCGATGATTTATGGAATTGATGCTGTTCATGGCCACAACAATGTATACAATGCAACTATATTCCCTCACAATGTTGGTCTCGGAGCTACAAGGCAAGTATACACTAGAAATGTTTTTTTTGGCATAGTTTCATTCAGGACTCAAACTATTGTAAATTAGTTTGCTTTttccaaaaaacaaaagaaagtttATATGTGTTTCATTCATGCTTGTGATTTGCTTATAAGTTATTTTTTGTTGTCTATCAGGAAGATTTGGACATGTAATTTTGTTATTTAGTATCGTCTAGTCAAAACACAAACTTGTAATAAACAGGAACTTTGAGATTTACTTGCATTAAAATTAAAGTATGCAAAGATACTACAGATTTTATTAatgtaatttttctatttgtccAATCTATGTTTCATTTGAAAGCTTCAAGTCTATAAGGCCAACTTAAACTGATTATGATTCAATGCAAAGCAAACAAGTAATCCGAATCTTTGATTCTATGAGTTTGACATCAACTTAAACTATTGTCTACAGGGATCCTGATCTTGTCAAAAGAATTGGTGCAGCAACTGCTCTTGAAGTCAGAGCAACAGGCATTCCTTACATTTTTGCACCTTGCATTGCGGTAAGCAAGCCAATATATGCATATATTTTCTTTGCATTCCTGGAGGTCATCTTCAGAGTTTCTGTTAAAATTTTAACCTCAGATTTTTAATTTTCTGCATTTATCATTGTTGGACTAGATGTGTAGTAATTTGTTGTTCTGATTGTTTTATGGGGATTCTTAATTTAGGTATGTAGAGATCCAAGATGGGGCAGGTGCTATGAGAGCTATAGTGAGGACCACAAGGTTGTTCAAGCAATGACCGAAATTATCCCTGGTTTACAGGGAGATCTCCCAGCAAACTACACCAAATACTATCCTTATGTTTCTGGAAAGTAAGCACTCAAAGTTTAACCAACAGCCATATCATATTTTATATCCATCATTAACTTGCTTGCAAAGTATGAACAATGTGGAACTTCAAGGGTATCATATAGCATAAATAAAGAGATTGCAGAATCGGTTGCTTATGCAAAAATCTTTAAATGTGACCAGCATGTCAACTTCAAGCCACAAAAAATCACTCACTCACTATGTATTGTGCTTTATTGACATTCCAATTACTCAGTGATTCTCCAAGTGTTCTCATAATGAAACATGTATCAGGAGCAATGTAGCAGCTTGTGCCAAGCACTTCGCTGGCGATGGTGGGACACAAAATGGCATTAATGAGAACGATACTATCATTGATCTTGCGGGGCTCCTCAGCATCCATATGCCTGCTTACTATGATGCCATCACGAAGGGTGTGTCCACGGTCATGGTTTCTTATTCAAGTTGGAATGGAGTTAAAATGCACGCCAACCGGCACCTTGTTACAAACTTCCTCAAAAGAAAACTAGGTTTTCAGGTAGAATACAAACAGCAACAATTGTCAATTTGCTGTTTATTACTTTCTTTACTTACTACCTAAAATTATGGTCAGGGATTTGTAATCTCAGATTGGCAAGGCATTGATCGGATTACCAGTCCTCCAGATGCAAATTACACCTATTCTGTTCAAATGTCGGTCAATGCCGGTATTGATATGGTAAGTTTTCTTATGTCTGGTTGTAACTTGTAGTTTGCAAAGAATGaagaaattttatttgaatactTGTGATACAAATTTTTCACAGGTGATGGTTCCTTTTGATTATGCTGGGTTCACAAGCACCCTGACAACTCTAGTGAATAACAAGGTGATCCCCATGAGCCGAATTAACGATGCCGTAAGGAGGATCTTGAGGGTCAAATTTCTTATGGGCCTCTTTGAAAACCCTCTCCCTGATTTAAGCTTAGTCGATCAAGTTGGCAAAAAGGTAGGATATATTATATGCTTCTTAATTTAGAGTTAACACTAATGTTTTTCTTTTCCCTAACAACTTTGACTGATACAGGAGCACAGGGAGCTGGCAAGAGAGGCTGTTAGGAAATCACTCGTGCTCTTAAAAAATGGCAAATCTGCTAATGAACCATTGCTCCCTCTCCCTAAGAAAGCTGGAAAAATTCTCGTTGCTGGAAGTCATGCTGATAATTTGGGCTACCAGTGTGGTGGTTGGACGATCGAGTGGCAAGGAGCCAGTGGAAGAATCACTGGCGGTAAGTCCAAATTAATAGACTAATTCTCCTCATTCCATCTCCACTTCTAAAGACAGTCAACTTGAGTCTTTACATTCTTTGCAGGCACCACAATCCTGGAAGCCATTAGATCCACTGTGGACCCAGCAACCAGCATCATCTTCTCCCAGAACCCCGACGTTGGATTCGTGCAGAGCAACAGCTTCTCCTACGCCATTGTGGTCGTCGGGGAGCCGCCCTACGCCGAGACTGCCGGCGACAGCCTCGACCTCACCATTCCCGAGCCCGGACCGAGCACAATCGAGACCGTCTGCGGCGTGGTGAAATGCGTCGTAGTCATCGTCTCCGGCaggccggtcgtcatccagccttACGTTCCGGCGATGGATGCACTTGTGGCTGCATGGCTGCCGGGCTCCGAGGGCCAAGGCGTCGCCGACGTCCTCTTTGGCGACTTCGGCTTCACCGGGAAACTACCCCGCACTTGGTTCAGGA is a window encoding:
- the LOC121981951 gene encoding beta-glucosidase BoGH3B-like is translated as MACWKTPMFPILFLMFWLSTNRAEYMQYKDPNQPAEVRVNDLLNRMTLAEKIGQMTQVERKNATDQALKEYFVGSILSGGGSVPAPQASARDWVNMINQYQNACLSTRLGIPMIYGIDAVHGHNNVYNATIFPHNVGLGATRDPDLVKRIGAATALEVRATGIPYIFAPCIAVCRDPRWGRCYESYSEDHKVVQAMTEIIPGLQGDLPANYTKYYPYVSGKSNVAACAKHFAGDGGTQNGINENDTIIDLAGLLSIHMPAYYDAITKGVSTVMVSYSSWNGVKMHANRHLVTNFLKRKLGFQGFVISDWQGIDRITSPPDANYTYSVQMSVNAGIDMVMVPFDYAGFTSTLTTLVNNKVIPMSRINDAVRRILRVKFLMGLFENPLPDLSLVDQVGKKEHRELAREAVRKSLVLLKNGKSANEPLLPLPKKAGKILVAGSHADNLGYQCGGWTIEWQGASGRITGGTTILEAIRSTVDPATSIIFSQNPDVGFVQSNSFSYAIVVVGEPPYAETAGDSLDLTIPEPGPSTIETVCGVVKCVVVIVSGRPVVIQPYVPAMDALVAAWLPGSEGQGVADVLFGDFGFTGKLPRTWFRTVDQLPMNVGDKNYDPLFPFGFGLTTKPRPGM